In Papaver somniferum cultivar HN1 chromosome 1, ASM357369v1, whole genome shotgun sequence, a genomic segment contains:
- the LOC113324717 gene encoding uncharacterized protein LOC113324717 produces the protein MANISSSSSSFSFLIVLSVLLVVANNLPTSHGRPQNVQVSDIFFNDLGNQIPQMISGIPVDIALIFDAGYTAPLLLQRVTANPNAFTKNLLIFSLGGGVAPINWGTPTIMNQIEKLWDCAD, from the exons ATGGCTAAtatctcttcctcttcttcttcattctcatTTCTAATCGTCCTTTCTGTTCTTCTTGTTGTAGCTAATAATTTGCCTACGTCTCATGGGCGCCCGCAAAATGTTCAAGTTAGTGATATATTCTTCAATGACCTCGGTAACCAAATACCACAAATGATTTCGGGTATTCCTGTTGATATAGCCTTAATCTTTGATGCCGGTTATACTGCTCCATTACTTTTGCAGAGGGTTACAGCCAATCCCAACGCATTTACAAAAAATTTGCTAATCTTTTCGCTGGGTGGTGGTGTTGCTCCAATTAATTGGGGTACGCCTACCATAATGAACCAG ATTGAGAAGTTATGGGACTGCGCCGACTAG